One part of the Amaranthus tricolor cultivar Red isolate AtriRed21 chromosome 16, ASM2621246v1, whole genome shotgun sequence genome encodes these proteins:
- the LOC130802350 gene encoding basic leucine zipper 24-like, which translates to MDDGEIEPSDPAFLQNPSTCSNNNNDSNNNSLPGGSVSIDSVSIIDEILKHNKRTCTHTHTCNPPGPDAIHTHTCYHTHTQVFSSEEDTKNRCESPSLKPRRASGNREAVRKYREKKKAHAAHLEQEVKNLRFMNQQLYRKLQGQAALEAELLRLRALLIGLRGKIDVELGNFGFNTTDIGTSFKEGDYGILSNDSKGIRLQCQTQAPCFLPQGNQNQNQNQSMSISNVQGGDKAVFPWQESSEPVILSCQVNDNGVSGALEPM; encoded by the coding sequence ATGGATGATGGTGAAATAGAGCCTTCTGACCCTGCTTTCTTACAAAACCCAAGTACATGTAGTAATAACAACAACGACAGCAATAATAATTCACTCCCAGGAGGATCAGTATCAATTGATTCAGTTTCAATTATTGATGAAATCTTGAAGCATAACAAAAGAACTTGTACTCATACTCATACTTGCAACCCACCTGGCCCTGATGCCATACATACTCATACTTGCTACCATACTCATACCCAAGTGTTTTCTTCTGAAGAAGATACCAAAAACAGATGTGAATCCCCATCATTGAAGCCTAGGAGAGCTTCGGGAAATCGAGAGGCGGTTAGGAAGTATAGGGAGAAGAAGAAAGCACATGCAGCTCACTTAGAACAGGAAGTGAAGAATCTTAGGTTTATGAATCAGCAGTTATATAGGAAGCTTCAAGGGCAGGCAGCTCTTGAAGCTGAGTTATTGAGATTAAGGGCTCTTTTGATTGGTCTTAGAGGAAAAATCGATGTCGAATTGGGTAATTTTGGGTTTAATACTACTGATATTGGTACTAGTTTCAAAGAAGGTGATTATGGAATCCTGTCTAATGATAGTAAAGGAATTAGATTGCAGTGTCAAACACAAGCGCCATGTTTCTTACCACAGGGGAACCAGAACCAGAATCAGAACCAGTCTATGAGTATTAGTAATGTTCAAGGTGGTGATAAGGCTGTTTTCCCATGGCAAGAAAGTTCTGAACCAGTGATTTTAAGCTGTCAAGTTAATGATAATGGAGTTTCCGGTGCTTTAGAACCGATGTAA